The following coding sequences lie in one Halorarum halophilum genomic window:
- a CDS encoding MoaD/ThiS family protein — translation MQVEVNCYGAVGEAVGGKSHEMTLEDGATVRTVVERLDERAPGLLDRLLHDDPKPLVVMRNVRHVSIQDGGGTRLEDGDTLALSDPPMPEG, via the coding sequence GTGCAGGTAGAGGTCAACTGTTACGGCGCGGTCGGCGAGGCGGTAGGCGGGAAGTCACACGAGATGACGCTCGAGGACGGCGCGACGGTGCGGACGGTCGTCGAACGGCTCGACGAGCGCGCGCCGGGACTGCTCGACAGACTCCTCCACGACGACCCGAAGCCGCTGGTGGTGATGCGGAACGTGCGGCACGTCTCGATACAGGACGGGGGCGGGACGCGCCTCGAAGACGGCGACACGCTCGCGCTCTCGGACCCGCCGATGCCGGAAGGCTAG